Proteins found in one Pseudomonas mosselii genomic segment:
- a CDS encoding potassium transporter Kup — protein sequence MSQSAIVENPSHANKSTGVGLLVAAVGVVYGDIGTSPLYTLKEVFSGHFGVQANLEGVLGILSLVFWSLIWVVSVKYVLFILRASNQGEGGIMALTALARRAARPYPRLSKVLVLLGLFGAALFYGDSMITPAISVLSAVEGLQLGIDGIEHWVVPLAVVVLVGLFIIQKHGTARIGILFGPVMVLWFVVLGALGIHGIVQRPEVLQALNPSWAAHFFVAHPGIGVAILGAVVLALTGAEALYADMGHFGRKPISRAWFILVLPGLVLNYFGQGALILDNPAAVRNPFYLLAPEWALLPMVALATLATIIASQAVISGAFSLTRQAIQLGYVPRMFIQHTSSEEQGQIYIGMVNWALMVGVVLLVVGFESSSALAAAYGVAVTGTMLITTLLASAVVLLLWKAPRWLAIPLLLGFLLVDGLYFAANAPKILQGGAFPVIAGLALFVLMTTWKRGRSIIVERLDETALPLPLFIASVQAQPPHRVQGTAVFLTARSDAVPHALLHNLLHNQVLHEQVVLLTVVSEDSPRVTQDKRFEVEAFGQGFFRVNLHFGFMEEPDVPLALSHSSTAELDFSPMRTTYFLSRETVVPTKRIGMAKWREHLFAFLLKNANSNLRYFKLPLNRVIELGTQVEM from the coding sequence GTGAGCCAATCCGCAATCGTTGAAAACCCGTCCCACGCCAACAAGAGCACAGGCGTCGGCCTGCTGGTCGCCGCCGTCGGGGTCGTCTATGGCGACATCGGCACCAGTCCCCTGTACACACTCAAGGAGGTGTTCTCCGGCCATTTCGGCGTGCAGGCCAACCTCGAGGGAGTGCTGGGCATCCTGTCGCTGGTGTTCTGGTCGCTGATCTGGGTGGTGTCGGTGAAATACGTCCTGTTCATCCTGCGCGCCAGCAACCAGGGCGAGGGCGGGATCATGGCGCTGACCGCGCTGGCCAGGCGGGCGGCACGTCCTTATCCGCGGCTGAGCAAGGTGCTGGTGCTGCTGGGGCTGTTCGGCGCAGCGCTGTTCTACGGCGACAGCATGATCACCCCGGCGATCTCCGTGCTGTCGGCGGTGGAAGGCCTGCAACTGGGCATCGATGGCATCGAGCACTGGGTAGTGCCCCTGGCGGTGGTGGTCCTGGTCGGGCTGTTCATCATCCAGAAGCACGGCACGGCGCGCATCGGCATCCTGTTCGGGCCGGTGATGGTGCTGTGGTTCGTGGTGCTGGGGGCGCTCGGCATCCATGGCATCGTGCAGCGGCCCGAGGTGCTGCAGGCGCTGAACCCGTCCTGGGCGGCGCACTTCTTCGTGGCTCATCCGGGCATCGGCGTGGCGATCCTGGGCGCCGTGGTGCTGGCCTTGACCGGTGCCGAGGCGCTCTACGCCGACATGGGACACTTCGGCCGCAAGCCGATTTCCCGCGCCTGGTTCATCCTGGTGTTGCCGGGTCTGGTGCTGAACTATTTCGGCCAGGGCGCGCTGATCCTCGACAACCCGGCGGCGGTGCGCAACCCGTTCTACCTGCTGGCCCCGGAGTGGGCGCTGCTGCCGATGGTCGCGCTGGCCACCCTGGCCACCATCATTGCCTCACAGGCGGTGATCTCCGGCGCTTTCTCGCTGACCCGCCAGGCCATCCAGCTGGGCTATGTGCCGCGCATGTTCATCCAGCACACCTCCAGCGAAGAGCAGGGCCAGATCTATATTGGCATGGTCAACTGGGCGCTGATGGTCGGCGTGGTGTTGCTGGTGGTCGGTTTCGAGTCGTCCAGCGCCCTGGCTGCGGCCTATGGCGTCGCGGTGACCGGCACCATGCTGATCACCACGCTGCTGGCCTCGGCGGTGGTGCTGTTGCTATGGAAGGCCCCGCGCTGGCTGGCCATTCCCTTGCTGCTGGGCTTCCTGCTGGTGGACGGCCTGTACTTCGCCGCCAACGCGCCGAAGATCCTGCAGGGCGGCGCCTTCCCGGTGATCGCCGGCCTGGCGCTGTTCGTGCTGATGACCACCTGGAAGCGCGGGCGCAGCATCATCGTCGAACGCCTGGATGAAACTGCCTTGCCGCTGCCCTTGTTCATCGCCAGTGTGCAGGCGCAGCCGCCTCATCGCGTGCAGGGCACGGCGGTATTTCTCACCGCCCGCTCCGATGCGGTGCCTCACGCGCTGTTGCACAACCTGCTGCACAACCAGGTGCTGCACGAGCAGGTGGTGCTGCTGACGGTGGTGTCGGAGGATTCGCCGCGGGTGACGCAGGACAAACGCTTCGAGGTCGAGGCCTTCGGCCAGGGCTTCTTCAGGGTCAACCTGCACTTCGGCTTCATGGAGGAGCCTGACGTGCCCCTGGCGCTCAGCCATAGCAGCACGGCCGAGCTGGACTTCAGCCCCATGCGCACCACCTACTTCCTGAGCCGGGAAACCGTGGTGCCGACCAAGCGAATCGGCATGGCCAAGTGGCGCGAGCACTTGTTCGCCTTCTTGTTGAAGAACGCCAACAGCAACTTGCGGTATTTCAAGCTGCCGCTGAACAGGGTGATCGAGCTGGGGACCCAGGTCGAGATGTGA
- a CDS encoding sigma-70 family RNA polymerase sigma factor, giving the protein MNLPTTPFDYERCLQACARGDRGALQALYDQEGARLLGVARRIARDHATAEDIVHDAFIRIWTRADSFDPARGSARGWVYSLTRHLALNFVRDTRREVVLDDADIAPYHEDMIMQADSPRIDRCLDQLDTAPRRCILHAYVDGCSHAEIARLLDTPLGTVKSWIKRSLKALRECMG; this is encoded by the coding sequence TTGAACCTGCCCACGACGCCATTCGACTACGAGCGCTGTCTCCAGGCCTGTGCCAGGGGCGATCGCGGCGCCCTGCAGGCGCTTTACGACCAGGAGGGTGCCCGGCTGCTCGGCGTGGCCCGGCGCATCGCCCGCGACCACGCCACCGCCGAGGACATCGTCCATGACGCCTTCATCCGCATCTGGACCCGCGCGGACAGCTTCGATCCGGCACGTGGCTCGGCGCGTGGCTGGGTGTACAGCCTGACCCGGCACCTGGCCTTGAACTTCGTGCGCGATACCCGCCGTGAGGTCGTGCTCGACGATGCCGATATCGCGCCTTATCACGAAGACATGATCATGCAAGCCGATTCGCCGAGGATTGACCGCTGCCTCGACCAGCTCGACACCGCGCCGCGCCGCTGCATCCTGCATGCCTACGTCGACGGCTGCAGCCATGCCGAGATCGCCCGCTTGCTCGACACCCCGCTGGGCACGGTCAAGTCGTGGATAAAACGCAGCCTCAAGGCGCTGCGGGAGTGCATGGGATGA
- a CDS encoding DUF3455 domain-containing protein produces MNIAHVSFLPACGLALAMLLSTAHAQTGVPDAVKVPDGHKVALETVGVGEITYECRDKPDAPGQTEWTFVGPKAVLKDRTGKAVGDYFGPPATWQAKDGSKITGTQLAIAPAAKGDLPYQLVKANPAEGKGAMSGVSFVQRLATRGGVAPQTACTAQNKGEKQIVKYQADYIFWAAN; encoded by the coding sequence ATGAACATCGCACACGTTTCGTTCCTGCCCGCCTGCGGCCTCGCCCTGGCCATGCTGCTGTCGACCGCCCACGCCCAGACTGGGGTCCCCGATGCCGTCAAGGTGCCGGACGGCCACAAGGTAGCGCTGGAAACCGTCGGTGTCGGCGAGATCACCTACGAATGCCGCGACAAGCCCGATGCCCCTGGCCAAACCGAATGGACCTTCGTCGGCCCGAAGGCCGTGCTCAAGGACCGGACCGGCAAGGCCGTGGGGGACTACTTCGGCCCGCCCGCCACCTGGCAGGCCAAGGACGGCTCGAAGATCACCGGCACGCAGCTGGCCATTGCCCCGGCGGCCAAGGGTGACCTGCCGTACCAACTGGTCAAGGCCAATCCCGCCGAGGGCAAGGGCGCCATGAGCGGCGTCAGCTTCGTCCAGCGCCTGGCCACCCGTGGCGGTGTCGCCCCGCAGACCGCCTGCACGGCGCAGAACAAGGGCGAGAAGCAGATCGTCAAGTACCAGGCCGACTACATCTTCTGGGCCGCCAACTGA
- a CDS encoding malate dehydrogenase: protein MNKLSIVGAGIVGEAAAQVIAREALCRELALIDVQGELAQGKALDVWQAAVESGSDTKVHGGSDARLLQGCDLVVITAGVPRKPGQSRQDVLATNLPILDGIMRDVKQHAPSATVLVVSNPVDVLTYRAWSLSGLSRNKVFGQAGVLDTARMKCFIAEQTGFSARDITALVLGGHGDSMVPLMRYCTVGAVPLAHLLSSEQIEQIVERTRKGGGEILALKKVGSACDAPGVAIAQMVDAIANGRSRILPAVAILEGEYGRTDIAMGVPCVLSDAGITQVIELPLDAQEQAMFDRSADQVARDIAQMKAL from the coding sequence ATGAACAAACTATCAATCGTGGGTGCCGGTATCGTCGGTGAGGCAGCGGCCCAGGTCATCGCCCGGGAAGCCCTCTGCCGTGAACTGGCGCTGATCGACGTCCAGGGCGAGCTGGCGCAGGGCAAGGCGCTGGATGTCTGGCAGGCGGCGGTGGAGTCAGGCTCTGATACCAAGGTGCACGGCGGGTCGGATGCCCGGTTGCTGCAGGGTTGCGACCTGGTGGTGATCACCGCGGGCGTGCCGCGCAAGCCTGGCCAGTCGCGCCAGGATGTCCTGGCCACCAACCTGCCGATACTCGATGGCATCATGCGCGATGTGAAACAGCATGCGCCGAGCGCGACGGTGCTGGTGGTGTCGAACCCGGTCGACGTGCTTACCTATCGGGCCTGGAGCCTCAGTGGCCTGAGCCGCAACAAGGTGTTCGGCCAGGCTGGGGTGCTGGATACCGCGCGCATGAAGTGTTTCATTGCCGAGCAGACCGGGTTTTCGGCACGGGATATCACGGCGCTGGTCCTGGGCGGGCACGGCGACAGCATGGTACCGTTGATGCGCTATTGCACGGTCGGTGCGGTGCCGCTGGCGCACTTGCTGTCCAGTGAGCAGATCGAGCAGATCGTTGAGCGTACCCGCAAAGGTGGCGGCGAGATCCTTGCCCTGAAGAAGGTCGGCAGCGCCTGCGATGCGCCGGGCGTGGCGATTGCGCAAATGGTGGATGCGATTGCCAACGGGCGCAGCCGCATCCTGCCGGCGGTCGCGATTCTAGAGGGCGAGTACGGGCGCACGGATATTGCCATGGGGGTTCCCTGCGTGCTCTCGGACGCAGGTATCACGCAGGTGATCGAACTGCCGCTGGATGCGCAGGAGCAGGCGATGTTCGACCGTTCTGCGGATCAAGTGGCGCGGGATATTGCGCAGATGAAAGCGCTGTAG
- a CDS encoding SDR family NAD(P)-dependent oxidoreductase, with protein MSRYWLTGASSGIGAALAVQLLEQGHRVALGGRCAERLAPLVARFPEQALVALGDIEDRERLALIADELQQTWGALDGVILNAGTCEYLEPGRFDPDLVERVMRINLLGLCHCLAAALPLLRRGERPHVVVMGSSVTWLALPRAGAYGASKAAVRYLVESLRIDLANEGIDVTLISPGFVDTPLTRRNDFPMPQRWTAQRAARHIARRLPGRPLEINFPAAFTLALRLLGALPPRWRLALGRRLARRPQE; from the coding sequence ATGAGCCGCTACTGGCTGACCGGCGCCAGCAGTGGCATCGGCGCCGCATTGGCTGTGCAATTGCTGGAACAAGGGCACCGGGTGGCCTTGGGCGGCCGCTGCGCCGAACGCCTGGCGCCCCTGGTCGCACGCTTTCCCGAGCAGGCACTGGTGGCTCTTGGCGACATCGAAGACCGTGAACGGCTGGCATTGATCGCCGACGAACTGCAGCAGACCTGGGGCGCGCTGGACGGGGTCATCCTCAACGCCGGGACCTGCGAATATCTGGAGCCAGGTCGATTCGACCCTGACCTGGTCGAACGTGTGATGCGCATCAACCTGCTGGGCCTGTGCCATTGCCTGGCCGCCGCCCTGCCCTTGCTGCGCCGTGGCGAACGCCCGCATGTGGTGGTGATGGGCAGCTCGGTGACCTGGCTAGCCCTGCCCCGCGCCGGTGCCTATGGCGCGTCCAAGGCCGCCGTGCGTTACCTGGTCGAATCGCTGCGTATCGACCTGGCCAACGAAGGCATCGATGTCACCCTGATCAGCCCCGGCTTCGTCGACACGCCTCTGACCCGGCGTAACGACTTCCCCATGCCCCAGCGCTGGACGGCGCAACGCGCCGCCCGCCATATCGCCCGGCGCCTGCCCGGGCGGCCACTGGAAATCAACTTCCCCGCTGCGTTCACCCTGGCCCTGCGCCTGCTCGGCGCGCTGCCGCCGCGTTGGCGCCTGGCGCTGGGTCGACGCCTGGCAAGACGGCCACAGGAATAG
- a CDS encoding MerR family transcriptional regulator — protein MTDTPSFDLLPMRDVVSLTGINPVTLRAWERRHGLISPQRTEGGHRLYTARDVQRIRDILRWTGNGVPISKVGGLLAGQPEAPPTQDDAFHDWRLAVVRATKAFDAQALEGIHGQLFTLLPKATVMHEVFMPVWRELAEGEAFGERSQWLFLDTFLRARLLLRLHMNQADAPRVLLAGAEGLADLQLLCAGLLLSDRRQRIEVLGCGQPLEELALVCGAIQPAVLVVAVQGPVSAALAKRLRSLQMEIPCPLALVGEGLGASQEVLQGIPMCLLDERDPQAPGVLDALLRGALDL, from the coding sequence ATGACCGACACCCCTTCCTTCGACTTGCTGCCCATGCGCGACGTGGTCAGCCTGACCGGCATCAACCCCGTGACATTGCGGGCCTGGGAGCGCCGCCATGGCCTGATCAGCCCACAGCGCACCGAAGGCGGCCACCGGCTCTACACGGCCCGGGATGTCCAGCGCATTCGCGACATCCTGCGCTGGACCGGCAACGGCGTGCCCATCAGCAAGGTCGGCGGGCTGCTCGCCGGCCAGCCCGAAGCGCCCCCCACGCAGGACGATGCCTTTCACGATTGGCGCCTGGCCGTTGTTCGGGCAACCAAGGCATTCGACGCGCAGGCGCTGGAAGGCATTCATGGGCAGCTGTTCACGCTGCTACCCAAGGCCACGGTGATGCATGAGGTGTTCATGCCGGTGTGGCGTGAGCTGGCCGAGGGCGAGGCTTTCGGCGAGCGCAGCCAGTGGCTGTTCCTGGACACCTTCCTGCGCGCCCGTCTACTACTGCGCCTGCACATGAACCAGGCCGATGCGCCACGGGTGCTGCTGGCCGGCGCCGAGGGCCTGGCTGACCTGCAGTTGCTGTGTGCCGGCCTGCTGCTGAGCGATCGAAGGCAACGCATTGAAGTGCTGGGGTGTGGCCAGCCGCTTGAGGAGCTGGCGTTGGTGTGCGGAGCAATCCAGCCCGCGGTGCTGGTGGTCGCGGTGCAGGGGCCGGTAAGCGCGGCCTTGGCGAAACGGCTGCGTTCGTTGCAGATGGAGATCCCTTGCCCGCTGGCCTTGGTGGGGGAGGGGTTGGGCGCTTCGCAGGAGGTGTTGCAGGGGATTCCGATGTGTCTGCTGGATGAGCGCGATCCGCAGGCGCCCGGCGTGCTCGATGCTCTGCTCAGGGGCGCCCTGGACCTGTAA
- a CDS encoding PAS sensor domain-containing protein, translated as MINAKLLQLMVEQSNDGIVVAEQEGNDSILIYVNPAFERLTGYTTDDILYQDCRFLQGADHDQPSVAAIAQAIRAGRPCRQVLRNYRKDGSPFWNELSITPVRNEADQLTYYIGIQRDVTAQVAAEEKVRELEAEVARLRQALEATGR; from the coding sequence ATGATCAACGCGAAACTCCTGCAACTGATGGTCGAACAGTCCAACGATGGCATCGTCGTCGCCGAGCAGGAGGGCAACGACAGCATTCTCATCTACGTCAACCCGGCGTTTGAACGGCTCACCGGCTATACCACGGACGATATCCTCTACCAGGACTGCCGGTTTCTCCAGGGCGCCGACCATGACCAGCCGAGCGTCGCCGCCATCGCGCAGGCGATCCGCGCCGGTCGCCCATGCCGCCAGGTGCTGCGCAACTACCGCAAGGATGGCAGCCCGTTCTGGAACGAGCTGTCGATCACCCCGGTACGCAATGAAGCCGACCAGCTGACCTACTACATCGGTATCCAGCGCGATGTCACCGCCCAGGTGGCCGCCGAGGAGAAAGTACGTGAACTGGAGGCGGAGGTTGCGCGCCTGCGCCAGGCGCTGGAGGCGACGGGACGCTGA
- a CDS encoding DUF1365 domain-containing protein, whose product MNSSLCPGWVSHRRLGPRPHAFRYRIGMFYVDLDEQAWLLGLSRWIGHGRLAPLSWRETDYLPALTGTGEPLAQAARRLVGQATGQIPEGPVRLLTQLRSWGLSFNPVSLYFCHDRNEQLAAILLEVRNTPWRERFHYVLPVRDGLDQPFVMAKAFHVSPFLPMAMDYHLRFHLDAQRIHVHMENWRDGQKVFEADLAVRRQPLGRAALHRYLLSFPWMSLRTVSAIYWQALRLLLKRIPIHDHTASQGALALGHRCEEPDHVEPHP is encoded by the coding sequence GTGAACAGCAGCCTGTGCCCGGGCTGGGTCAGCCATCGGCGCCTGGGGCCCCGCCCGCATGCCTTCCGCTACCGGATCGGTATGTTCTACGTGGACCTTGACGAGCAGGCCTGGCTGCTGGGCCTGTCGCGCTGGATAGGCCACGGGCGATTGGCCCCGTTGAGCTGGCGCGAGACCGACTACCTGCCGGCGCTGACCGGCACCGGCGAGCCGCTGGCCCAGGCCGCCCGCCGGCTGGTCGGCCAAGCCACCGGCCAGATTCCCGAGGGCCCGGTGCGTCTGCTGACCCAACTGCGCAGTTGGGGACTGTCGTTCAACCCGGTAAGTCTGTACTTCTGCCATGACCGTAACGAACAACTGGCGGCGATCCTGCTGGAAGTGCGCAATACGCCATGGCGCGAGCGCTTCCACTATGTACTGCCGGTGCGGGACGGTCTAGACCAGCCATTCGTCATGGCCAAGGCCTTCCACGTCTCGCCCTTCCTGCCAATGGCCATGGACTACCACCTGCGTTTCCATCTGGATGCGCAACGGATTCACGTACACATGGAGAACTGGCGAGACGGTCAGAAAGTCTTCGAAGCCGACCTCGCCGTGCGGCGCCAGCCGCTGGGCCGCGCCGCGCTGCACCGATACCTGCTGTCCTTCCCCTGGATGAGCCTGCGCACCGTCTCGGCCATCTATTGGCAAGCCCTGCGCCTGTTGCTCAAGCGCATCCCCATTCACGACCACACCGCCAGCCAGGGCGCCCTGGCGCTTGGCCACCGCTGCGAGGAGCCCGATCATGTCGAACCCCACCCTTAG
- a CDS encoding SAM-dependent methyltransferase: MSNPTLSVSKSAGLTPLLGGLARSAVLAQLGKLRHGHLRLRERGQQWSFGDAGSPLLAEVEILEGAAWNLVAGNGSIGAGEAYIHGYWHSPDLAAVTRLFVANLEVLDALEGGLARLGRPLLRLLHRLNRNTRRGAKRNILAHYDLGNVLFEHLLDPTMMYSAARFEHPEQPLEHAQLNKLEQICRKLELGAQDHLLEIGSGWGSLAIHAATQHGCRVTTTTLSEAQYAFTLQRVQALGLEHRVTVLRQDYRDLQGTFDKLVSIEMIEAVGHRYLPVYFRQCAALLKPDGLMLLQAITIRDQRYAQARRSVDFIQRYIFPGGALPSLSVLLDTASRQTGLNLVHLEDFGLDYARTLRHWRDNLRQARGELAALGYDDMFQRLWEYYLCYCQGGFEERAIGVAQLLWAGPLARRAPLPGH, translated from the coding sequence ATGTCGAACCCCACCCTTAGCGTCAGCAAATCCGCAGGCCTCACCCCCCTGTTGGGTGGGCTGGCCCGCAGCGCGGTGCTGGCGCAACTGGGCAAGCTGCGCCACGGCCACCTGCGACTGCGCGAGCGGGGACAGCAATGGAGCTTCGGCGACGCCGGCAGCCCGTTGCTGGCCGAAGTGGAGATCCTTGAAGGCGCGGCCTGGAACCTGGTGGCCGGCAACGGTTCGATCGGTGCCGGCGAAGCCTACATCCACGGCTACTGGCACAGCCCGGACCTGGCGGCCGTGACCCGCCTGTTCGTGGCCAACCTGGAGGTGCTGGACGCCCTGGAAGGTGGCCTGGCACGCCTGGGTCGCCCCCTGCTGCGCCTGCTGCATCGCCTGAACCGCAACACCCGGCGCGGCGCCAAACGCAATATCCTGGCCCACTACGACCTGGGCAACGTCCTGTTCGAACACCTGCTCGACCCGACCATGATGTACTCGGCGGCCCGGTTCGAACACCCCGAGCAACCCCTGGAGCACGCCCAGTTGAACAAGCTGGAGCAGATTTGCCGCAAGCTCGAACTGGGTGCGCAGGATCACCTGCTGGAGATCGGCAGCGGCTGGGGCAGCCTGGCGATCCACGCCGCGACCCAACACGGTTGCCGGGTCACCACCACGACGCTCTCCGAAGCCCAGTATGCGTTCACCCTCCAGCGCGTCCAGGCATTGGGGCTGGAACACCGTGTAACGGTGTTGCGCCAGGACTATCGCGACCTGCAGGGAACTTTCGACAAACTGGTCTCGATCGAGATGATCGAAGCCGTTGGCCACCGTTACCTACCCGTGTACTTTCGCCAGTGCGCCGCGCTGCTCAAACCTGACGGGCTGATGCTCCTGCAGGCCATCACCATCCGCGACCAGCGCTATGCCCAGGCCCGGCGCTCGGTGGACTTCATCCAGCGCTACATTTTCCCCGGCGGCGCCCTGCCGTCGCTGAGCGTGCTGCTCGACACCGCCAGCCGCCAGACAGGGCTGAACCTCGTGCACCTGGAGGACTTCGGTCTGGACTATGCACGCACCCTGCGTCATTGGCGCGACAACCTGCGCCAGGCACGTGGTGAGCTGGCGGCGCTCGGCTACGACGACATGTTCCAGCGACTGTGGGAGTACTATTTGTGCTACTGCCAGGGCGGATTCGAGGAACGCGCCATCGGCGTCGCCCAGTTGCTGTGGGCCGGCCCCCTGGCTCGGCGCGCCCCGTTGCCTGGGCACTGA
- a CDS encoding nuclear transport factor 2 family protein yields the protein MSDYLLQFAHHFARLQAGNLDSLENLYSEDIRFRDPLHQIDGLPALQAYFAQLYANVHDIRYAFTGADEVRPGEGYLRWTLHFRHPRLASGRPISLQGCSHLQWQQRVQVHQDYFDAGALLYEHVPVMGGAIRWLKGRLA from the coding sequence ATGTCAGACTACCTGCTGCAGTTCGCCCATCACTTTGCCCGCTTGCAGGCAGGCAATCTTGATTCGCTGGAAAACCTGTACAGCGAAGACATCCGCTTTCGCGACCCGCTGCACCAGATCGATGGCCTGCCGGCACTGCAGGCGTACTTCGCCCAGCTCTACGCCAACGTCCACGATATCCGCTATGCCTTCACCGGCGCCGACGAGGTCCGGCCCGGAGAGGGCTACCTGCGCTGGACCCTGCACTTTAGACATCCGCGCCTCGCCAGTGGCCGTCCCATCAGTCTGCAAGGCTGCAGCCACCTGCAATGGCAGCAGCGGGTACAGGTTCACCAGGACTACTTCGACGCTGGCGCGCTGCTGTATGAACATGTCCCGGTCATGGGCGGCGCCATTCGCTGGCTCAAGGGCCGGCTGGCATGA
- a CDS encoding anti-sigma factor — MNNEPGSKSTDDLEQLAGEYVLGTLSAEQQDSVLRRLDSDRALRDAVDAWEQRLLGLNALAAPLPPSPRLWQRINRSLGDCPAQPTWWRRLGLWQGLAAASLAASLLLGVALLTVQSPATTYMVVLVAPATQAPGWVVQARGPDKVQLIPLGKSEVPGDKVLQFWTKGEQWPAPISLGLIKPGEQVTVPLERLPAVEPNQLFELTLENVGGSASGLPTGPVQFIGRAVKVL, encoded by the coding sequence ATGAACAACGAGCCGGGTAGCAAAAGCACCGATGATCTCGAGCAACTGGCCGGCGAGTATGTGCTGGGCACGTTGTCGGCCGAGCAGCAGGATAGCGTGCTCAGGCGCCTGGATAGCGACCGTGCACTGCGTGACGCCGTGGACGCCTGGGAGCAGCGGCTGCTGGGGTTGAACGCGCTGGCCGCGCCCCTGCCGCCCAGTCCCAGACTGTGGCAACGGATCAACCGTAGCCTGGGCGACTGCCCTGCCCAGCCCACATGGTGGCGACGCCTGGGGCTGTGGCAAGGGCTGGCCGCTGCCAGCCTTGCAGCCAGCTTGTTGCTGGGTGTTGCACTGCTGACGGTTCAGTCGCCTGCCACCACCTATATGGTCGTGCTGGTGGCACCCGCCACCCAGGCACCTGGCTGGGTAGTCCAGGCCCGTGGCCCTGACAAGGTCCAGTTGATTCCCTTGGGCAAGTCCGAGGTCCCCGGAGATAAGGTCCTGCAGTTCTGGACCAAGGGTGAACAATGGCCAGCACCCATCTCGCTCGGGCTGATCAAGCCCGGGGAGCAGGTCACCGTGCCGCTGGAGCGCCTGCCTGCGGTTGAGCCCAACCAGTTGTTCGAGCTGACCCTGGAGAATGTGGGTGGCTCTGCCAGCGGACTTCCGACCGGGCCTGTGCAGTTCATCGGACGGGCGGTCAAAGTGCTCTGA
- a CDS encoding NAD(P)/FAD-dependent oxidoreductase produces the protein MRIAIIGSGIAGLTCAHLLSRRHEVTVFEADDWIGGHTHTVEVPWHGERHAVDTGFIVFNDWTYPNFIRLLDQLGVASRPTQMSFSVHDPSSGLEYNGHDLDTLFAQRRNLVSPGFWGMLRDILRFNHQALADLDRGRIDPSTTLGGYLQAQGYGRRFVEHYIVPMGSAIWSMSRADMLGFPLQFFVRFCRNHGLLSVNRRPQWRVVEGGSHSYVAPLCRPFAERIRLACKVDRVSRDEGGVTLFSKAGSERFDNVVFACHSDQALALLEAPSAQERAVLGAITYASNDVLLHTDTRLLPRRRKAWASWNYRLGGPEQAPAALTYNMNILQGIQAPVTFCVSLNQTAQVDPAQIIARYQYAHPQYSLAATAAQARQAELQGQRHSYYCGAYWGNGFHEDGVVSALKVAEHFGEQL, from the coding sequence ATGCGTATCGCGATCATAGGCAGCGGCATCGCCGGCCTGACCTGCGCCCACCTGCTGTCGCGCCGCCACGAAGTCACGGTGTTCGAGGCCGACGACTGGATCGGTGGCCACACCCATACCGTCGAAGTGCCCTGGCACGGCGAGCGCCATGCGGTGGATACCGGTTTCATCGTGTTCAACGACTGGACCTACCCGAACTTCATCCGCCTGCTCGACCAGCTCGGCGTTGCCTCGCGACCGACCCAGATGAGCTTCTCGGTGCATGACCCGAGCAGTGGCCTCGAATACAACGGCCACGACCTCGACACCCTGTTCGCGCAACGGCGCAACCTGGTGTCGCCGGGGTTCTGGGGCATGCTGCGCGACATCCTGCGTTTCAACCACCAGGCCCTGGCCGACCTGGACCGCGGGCGAATAGACCCGTCCACCACCTTGGGCGGCTATCTCCAGGCACAGGGCTATGGCCGGCGCTTCGTCGAGCACTACATCGTGCCGATGGGCTCGGCGATCTGGTCGATGTCACGGGCGGACATGCTCGGTTTTCCCTTGCAGTTCTTCGTGCGCTTTTGCCGCAACCATGGACTGCTGTCGGTGAACCGACGTCCGCAGTGGCGGGTCGTCGAAGGTGGTTCGCACAGCTATGTCGCACCGCTGTGCCGGCCGTTCGCCGAGCGCATCCGCCTGGCGTGCAAGGTCGACCGGGTGAGCCGCGACGAAGGCGGTGTCACCCTGTTCAGCAAGGCCGGTAGCGAGCGCTTCGACAACGTGGTGTTCGCCTGCCACAGCGACCAGGCCCTGGCCTTGCTGGAGGCGCCCAGCGCCCAGGAGCGCGCGGTGCTCGGGGCCATCACCTACGCCAGCAACGACGTGCTGCTGCACACCGACACCCGCCTGCTGCCGCGCCGGCGCAAGGCCTGGGCCAGCTGGAACTACCGCCTGGGCGGCCCCGAACAGGCTCCGGCAGCGCTGACCTACAACATGAACATCCTGCAGGGCATCCAGGCCCCGGTGACCTTCTGTGTCAGCCTCAACCAGACCGCGCAGGTAGACCCGGCGCAGATCATCGCCCGTTACCAGTACGCCCACCCCCAGTACAGCCTCGCCGCCACCGCCGCACAGGCCCGCCAGGCCGAACTGCAGGGCCAGCGCCACAGCTACTACTGCGGCGCCTACTGGGGCAACGGCTTTCACGAGGACGGCGTGGTGAGTGCGCTCAAGGTCGCCGAACACTTCGGAGAGCAACTGTGA